From the Solibacillus sp. FSL R5-0449 genome, one window contains:
- a CDS encoding nicotinate phosphoribosyltransferase encodes MNEKYVDDSFALHTDLYQINMAESYWADGMHNRKAVFELYFRQLPFGNGYAIFAGLERMLNYLKDFRFSETDIAYLRDELHYKEDFIEYLKTIRFTGSVYSMEEGELVFANEPIVRIEAPLVEAQLIETALLNIVNYQTLIATKASRIKQVVQKEIAMEFGTRRAQEMDAAVWGARAAVIGGFESTSNVRAGKLFNIPVSGTHAHALVQAYKNDYDAFHSYAKRHKDCVFLVDTYNTLKSGVPTAIQVAKELGDKINFIGIRLDSGDIAFLSKESRRMLDEAGFPNAKIIVSNDLDEYTILNLKAQGARVDMWGIGTKLITAYDQPALGAVYKMVSIENDHGEMEDTIKISANAEKVTTPGLKKVYRIINKKSGKSEGDYIAMADENPAAEERIKMFHPVHTFISKFVTNFEAKELHRKVIDNGEIVYKNPTLMEIRQYAFDNLELLWDEYKRSLNPEEYPVDLSQKCWDNKMRNIQEVRDMVIELEER; translated from the coding sequence ATGAACGAAAAGTATGTAGATGATAGTTTTGCTTTGCATACCGATTTATATCAAATTAATATGGCAGAAAGCTATTGGGCAGATGGAATGCATAACCGGAAAGCTGTATTTGAGTTGTATTTCAGACAATTGCCATTCGGAAACGGCTATGCAATTTTTGCTGGATTAGAGCGCATGCTGAATTATTTAAAAGATTTCCGATTCAGTGAAACCGATATCGCATATTTACGAGATGAACTTCATTATAAAGAGGATTTTATCGAATACTTAAAAACAATTCGTTTTACAGGTTCCGTGTATTCGATGGAGGAAGGTGAACTTGTTTTCGCGAATGAACCGATTGTCCGAATTGAAGCGCCGCTAGTGGAAGCACAGCTGATTGAAACAGCGCTATTGAACATCGTAAACTATCAAACGCTGATTGCGACAAAAGCCAGTCGTATTAAGCAAGTTGTCCAAAAGGAAATTGCGATGGAATTCGGTACACGCCGAGCACAAGAAATGGATGCAGCGGTTTGGGGAGCTCGTGCCGCAGTAATTGGCGGTTTCGAATCCACTTCAAATGTACGTGCCGGAAAGCTGTTTAATATTCCTGTATCGGGTACACATGCACATGCATTGGTTCAAGCATATAAAAACGACTATGATGCATTCCATTCCTATGCAAAGCGTCATAAAGACTGTGTATTTTTAGTTGATACGTACAATACGTTAAAATCAGGTGTGCCGACAGCGATTCAAGTAGCAAAAGAGCTTGGCGATAAAATCAATTTTATCGGAATTCGTTTAGACAGCGGAGATATTGCCTTTCTTTCAAAAGAGTCACGCCGGATGCTTGATGAAGCAGGTTTCCCGAACGCGAAAATTATCGTATCGAATGATTTGGACGAATATACAATCCTGAACTTAAAAGCGCAAGGTGCCCGAGTGGATATGTGGGGAATTGGTACAAAGCTCATTACGGCATATGATCAACCTGCCTTAGGTGCTGTCTATAAAATGGTATCAATCGAAAATGATCACGGTGAAATGGAAGATACGATTAAAATTTCTGCCAACGCCGAAAAAGTAACGACACCTGGGTTAAAGAAAGTTTACCGGATTATAAATAAAAAAAGCGGGAAATCAGAAGGGGACTATATCGCTATGGCTGATGAAAATCCTGCTGCTGAAGAACGAATTAAAATGTTCCATCCGGTGCATACATTTATCTCAAAATTCGTAACGAACTTTGAAGCGAAAGAATTGCACCGAAAAGTGATTGACAATGGTGAGATTGTTTATAAAAACCCAACATTAATGGAGATTCGCCAATATGCGTTCGACAATTTGGAATTGCTTTGGGATGAATATAAACGTTCGTTAAATCCTGAAGAATATCCGGTCGATTTAAGTCAAAAGTGTTGGGATAACAAAATGCGCAATATCCAGGAAGTGCGCGATATGGTGATAGAACTCGAAGAACGATAA
- a CDS encoding P-II family nitrogen regulator has product MKKIEAIIRPEVFAQVREGLALEGIDGLSISEIAGAGRQEGKIGLFRGNSFSMEFSQKLKLEMVVDNAKVQPIIDVLLREASTGEVGDGKIFIYPVEQAIRIRTKELGSIAID; this is encoded by the coding sequence ATGAAAAAAATTGAAGCGATTATTCGACCTGAGGTGTTTGCACAAGTTCGAGAGGGGTTAGCTCTTGAAGGAATTGATGGATTAAGTATTTCCGAGATTGCCGGAGCTGGGCGACAAGAAGGAAAAATCGGACTGTTTCGCGGAAACTCTTTCTCAATGGAATTTTCGCAAAAGCTCAAGCTCGAAATGGTAGTTGACAACGCAAAAGTACAACCGATCATTGATGTATTATTGCGTGAAGCATCTACAGGTGAAGTTGGTGACGGTAAAATCTTTATTTATCCTGTAGAGCAGGCGATTCGTATACGTACAAAAGAGCTCGGCTCAATTGCAATTGACTAA
- a CDS encoding ammonium transporter: MTNEALELSINLVWVMLGAFFVFFMHAGFAMVEAGFTRSKNAVNILMKNILTISIGGLVYFAVGYAIMFGESSGGLIGSTGFALSGVDDIAFFVFQAMFAATCATIISGAVAERTNLMAYIALVVVMTAVIYPVVGHWVWQGDGWLTALGFVDFAGSTVVHLTGAVGAVVVAAIIGPRFGKYAKGVVNVIPGHSIPLGALGVFILWLGWYGFNGASTLAADPALVPGVIANTFLSASAGVIATAFYTRLRYGFIDGSLTLNGALAGLVSITAGAANLSIVGSIIAGAIGGVVLVEAVRFIEHKLKVDDPVGAVAVHGVAGIWGTLAVGLFDTAGGGLFYGGGAQLLGVQALGVVAVIAWTASTVAIATYIIKAFIPLRVTHEEEVQGLDIAEHGAYAYEMQETFKGLTKSNDSFAQRLTNLGKVPTPTNVQDSGSKTKAGFPNSLSSSKS, translated from the coding sequence ATGACAAATGAAGCATTGGAATTATCGATTAATTTAGTTTGGGTAATGCTTGGGGCGTTTTTCGTATTCTTCATGCACGCGGGATTCGCGATGGTAGAAGCAGGGTTTACACGCTCTAAAAATGCCGTCAATATTTTAATGAAAAACATTTTAACAATTTCAATCGGAGGTCTTGTCTACTTCGCAGTCGGATATGCCATTATGTTCGGTGAAAGTTCAGGCGGATTGATCGGTTCTACAGGTTTTGCATTAAGCGGTGTAGATGATATCGCATTCTTCGTATTCCAGGCAATGTTTGCTGCAACATGTGCAACAATCATTTCAGGCGCTGTTGCTGAACGTACAAATCTTATGGCTTATATTGCATTGGTCGTTGTCATGACAGCTGTTATTTATCCGGTTGTGGGCCATTGGGTATGGCAAGGTGATGGCTGGTTAACTGCTTTAGGCTTCGTAGATTTTGCAGGCTCAACTGTTGTACATTTAACTGGTGCTGTTGGAGCTGTAGTTGTCGCAGCAATCATTGGTCCGCGTTTCGGGAAATATGCGAAAGGTGTTGTAAACGTTATTCCTGGTCATTCCATTCCACTTGGAGCACTAGGGGTTTTCATCCTTTGGTTAGGTTGGTACGGCTTTAATGGTGCATCAACATTAGCAGCAGATCCGGCATTAGTTCCTGGCGTTATTGCAAATACTTTCTTATCTGCATCTGCCGGTGTCATTGCTACTGCATTTTATACACGTCTTCGTTACGGTTTTATCGATGGTTCTTTAACATTAAACGGTGCTTTAGCTGGTTTAGTAAGTATTACTGCGGGTGCTGCCAACTTAAGCATTGTCGGATCTATTATTGCAGGTGCTATTGGTGGCGTTGTGTTAGTAGAAGCGGTCCGCTTTATTGAACATAAATTAAAAGTGGATGATCCGGTTGGCGCTGTTGCTGTACACGGTGTTGCTGGTATTTGGGGTACATTGGCAGTAGGATTATTCGATACTGCAGGCGGCGGTCTATTCTACGGCGGTGGTGCTCAGTTACTAGGGGTGCAGGCATTAGGTGTTGTTGCAGTAATTGCATGGACTGCAAGTACTGTTGCCATTGCAACATATATTATTAAAGCATTTATCCCTCTGCGTGTTACACATGAAGAAGAAGTCCAAGGTTTGGATATTGCGGAGCATGGCGCATATGCTTATGAAATGCAGGAAACATTTAAAGGTCTTACAAAATCAAATGACAGTTTTGCCCAACGTCTAACGAACTTAGGAAAAGTTCCTACTCCTACTAATGTACAAGACAGCGGGTCTAAAACTAAAGCAGGGTTCCCGAATTCTTTAAGCTCTTCGAAGAGCTAA
- a CDS encoding proline dehydrogenase family protein: MALRDFFISLSENQTLNNAAQQYGLKLGAQSVVAGTTIEEVIESIRKLNEQGISCTVDNLGEYVTDESEATKAKEEILAMIEAIQVEELDAHISLKPSQLGLDIDIDFCYDNLFEIVERAHEYGIFVNFDMEDYKRLQPSFDMLEELAKSFDNVGTVIQAYFHRAKDDIENFKDYRLRVVKGAYKESEEVAYQDKLDIDINFIELIEYHLAHGQFTSIATHDHNIIKHVKYFVEEYDIPKEKFEFQMLYGFRKDLQLELAREGYQVCVYVPYGKDWYGYFMRRLAERPQNISLVTKQVFNKKTNTLLAVAAGAYLLGRLSKKK, encoded by the coding sequence ATGGCATTACGTGATTTTTTCATTTCATTATCCGAAAATCAAACTCTTAACAATGCAGCGCAGCAATACGGCTTAAAATTGGGCGCACAAAGCGTTGTTGCAGGAACAACGATTGAAGAAGTAATCGAAAGTATTCGTAAATTAAACGAGCAAGGAATTTCTTGCACGGTTGATAATTTAGGCGAATATGTTACTGATGAATCTGAAGCAACGAAAGCGAAAGAAGAAATTTTAGCTATGATTGAAGCCATTCAAGTGGAAGAACTGGATGCCCACATTTCCTTAAAGCCTTCACAACTAGGGTTGGATATCGACATCGACTTCTGTTATGACAATTTATTCGAAATTGTGGAACGTGCACATGAATACGGGATCTTCGTTAATTTTGATATGGAGGATTATAAGCGACTTCAGCCATCATTCGATATGTTGGAGGAACTTGCAAAATCATTCGATAATGTCGGAACAGTCATTCAAGCATACTTCCACCGCGCAAAGGATGATATTGAGAACTTCAAGGACTACCGTCTACGGGTTGTAAAGGGTGCCTATAAAGAATCAGAAGAAGTAGCCTACCAGGATAAACTTGATATCGATATCAACTTTATCGAGCTGATCGAATATCATTTGGCGCACGGACAGTTTACTTCAATCGCCACACATGACCATAATATTATTAAACATGTGAAGTATTTTGTTGAGGAATATGATATTCCAAAAGAAAAATTCGAGTTCCAAATGCTTTACGGATTCCGTAAAGACTTGCAGCTGGAACTTGCACGTGAAGGGTATCAAGTATGTGTATATGTCCCATACGGCAAGGACTGGTACGGGTATTTCATGCGCCGCTTAGCGGAACGTCCACAAAACATCAGTCTTGTCACTAAACAAGTATTCAATAAAAAGACAAATACTTTACTGGCAGTAGCAGCAGGAGCATATCTCCTCGGACGATTATCGAAAAAGAAATAA
- a CDS encoding response regulator transcription factor, protein MIRIVIAEDQGMLLGAMKSLLGMEDDMEVIGLAKNGEEAIEMVTELNPDICIMDIEMPIKTGLDAAEALRGSECKIIILTTFARPGYFERARKAGVRGYLLKDSPIEELVNSIRIIMDGRRIYAPELVDFVYEDDSENPLTERESQVLELVAEGKTTKEIAAELYLSAGTVRNYISVILDKLGVGNRIEAIARFKEKGWNKKKM, encoded by the coding sequence ATGATTCGAATTGTAATTGCGGAAGATCAAGGAATGCTGCTTGGAGCGATGAAATCATTGCTCGGTATGGAAGACGATATGGAAGTAATCGGCCTTGCCAAAAACGGGGAAGAGGCCATTGAAATGGTAACAGAACTAAACCCGGACATTTGTATTATGGATATCGAAATGCCGATCAAAACGGGATTGGATGCTGCCGAAGCATTAAGAGGTAGCGAGTGCAAAATCATTATTTTAACGACGTTTGCACGACCAGGTTATTTTGAACGTGCAAGAAAAGCGGGAGTGCGCGGCTATTTATTGAAGGATAGTCCGATTGAGGAGCTCGTCAATTCCATACGGATTATTATGGATGGGCGTCGCATTTATGCACCCGAGCTAGTGGATTTTGTATATGAAGATGATAGTGAAAATCCGCTGACGGAACGGGAAAGCCAGGTGCTGGAACTTGTTGCGGAAGGGAAGACGACAAAGGAAATTGCCGCAGAGCTCTATTTATCGGCAGGTACAGTACGAAATTATATTTCGGTCATACTTGATAAGCTTGGTGTCGGCAATCGAATTGAAGCAATCGCACGCTTTAAAGAAAAAGGCTGGAATAAAAAGAAGATGTGA
- a CDS encoding sensor histidine kinase — MQTWYSIIPKSPMLSIYIWIIFCIMPFFFIIQSFTLWQIMLGITLILSYFLCHYFSFSAKPGLKYMWISFQMLLNIAMTLVFGYVYLALFTAFFIGNIKQPVGFYIMYGLHIGFTVLSIVGGYFIFLDLFLSQTPFIIINMLGVVLLPFTLFSKTRRENLEGELETARERISELTVIEERQRIARDLHDTLGQKLSMIGLKSDLAARLIEKNPEQAIIEIKDIRQTASVALKEVRELVADMRTVRVEEELHRVEQILKAAQIKLRLNGDKSEIKMPILAENVISMCLKEAVTNIVKHSKATICRISFYQSDDEFKMTIQDNGVGFERTDTLLGGNGLKGMQERIEFINGSLEIESDEGTTVVLKIPLAITHQKGENMK; from the coding sequence ATGCAAACTTGGTATAGTATCATCCCGAAAAGTCCGATGTTGAGTATTTATATATGGATAATCTTTTGTATTATGCCATTTTTCTTCATTATACAGTCGTTCACATTATGGCAGATCATGTTGGGGATCACTTTAATTTTAAGTTATTTTTTATGTCATTATTTTTCATTCAGTGCTAAACCCGGGCTGAAATATATGTGGATCAGCTTCCAAATGCTGCTGAATATTGCCATGACACTTGTATTTGGCTACGTGTATTTGGCGCTGTTTACTGCGTTTTTTATCGGCAATATTAAACAGCCGGTTGGATTTTATATAATGTATGGCTTACATATAGGCTTTACCGTTCTTTCGATTGTCGGAGGATATTTCATCTTCCTTGATTTATTTTTATCACAAACGCCATTTATCATTATTAATATGCTAGGTGTAGTGCTATTGCCGTTTACACTCTTCTCGAAAACACGACGTGAAAACTTGGAAGGTGAGCTGGAGACAGCGCGGGAACGTATTTCTGAACTGACGGTGATTGAAGAACGTCAGCGTATCGCACGTGATTTACACGATACACTCGGTCAGAAACTTTCGATGATCGGATTAAAAAGTGACCTGGCAGCACGACTGATTGAAAAAAATCCGGAACAAGCCATTATAGAAATTAAGGATATTCGTCAAACTGCGAGTGTCGCATTAAAAGAAGTGCGTGAGCTTGTAGCCGATATGCGGACGGTGAGAGTGGAAGAAGAGCTGCACCGTGTAGAGCAGATTTTAAAAGCCGCACAGATTAAACTGCGGTTAAATGGAGATAAAAGTGAAATTAAAATGCCGATTTTAGCGGAAAATGTAATTAGTATGTGCTTAAAGGAAGCAGTTACAAATATCGTCAAACATAGTAAAGCGACGATTTGCCGTATCAGCTTTTATCAAAGTGATGATGAATTCAAAATGACGATTCAGGATAATGGGGTTGGCTTTGAACGCACGGATACATTACTCGGTGGAAATGGTTTAAAAGGGATGCAGGAGCGTATTGAATTTATCAACGGTTCACTTGAAATAGAGAGCGATGAAGGGACGACGGTCGTGCTGAAAATACCGTTGGCGATCACGCATCAAAAGGGAGAGAACATGAAATGA
- a CDS encoding fatty acid desaturase gives MVSTHADKTKQLRKDVAPFAKSETRLSIQQILNTLVPLVLIWGAGYVLLQYSPWYTALCSILASGFVIRAFIIFHDCTHGSFFKSKKANAIIGNITGIVTSFPYEKWKREHTIHHATSSNLDKRGIGDIDMLTVDEYLEKSKLGRLGYRLYRNPIVMFGLGPLFMVLILNRFNRKDAKRKERLNTYFNNIALLVICTTLILIFGWSTFLLVHGLTLFVAGSLGIWLFYIQHTYEDSYFEVDSEWDYVKAAVEGSSYYKLPKVLQWITGNIGFHHVHHLSPRVPNYKLEDAHESIKPLQQATTITLKTSLESIRYKLYDADNYRFITFKEAAELEATRDRTVAN, from the coding sequence ATGGTAAGCACACATGCAGATAAAACAAAGCAGCTGAGAAAAGATGTTGCACCGTTCGCAAAATCAGAAACGCGACTTAGTATTCAACAAATATTAAATACGCTTGTACCACTTGTATTAATTTGGGGGGCGGGTTATGTATTGCTCCAGTATTCTCCGTGGTATACGGCGTTATGTAGTATCCTAGCTTCAGGATTTGTTATTCGTGCATTTATTATTTTCCATGACTGTACACACGGTTCATTCTTCAAAAGCAAAAAGGCGAATGCCATTATCGGAAATATTACAGGTATTGTGACATCTTTCCCTTATGAAAAGTGGAAACGCGAGCATACGATTCACCACGCGACAAGTTCAAACTTGGATAAGCGCGGGATTGGCGATATCGATATGCTGACAGTTGATGAATATCTTGAAAAGTCAAAATTAGGTCGTTTAGGTTATCGTTTATACCGTAACCCGATTGTCATGTTTGGTTTAGGACCGCTATTTATGGTACTTATACTGAACCGGTTCAATCGTAAAGATGCAAAGCGTAAAGAGCGCTTAAACACGTATTTCAATAACATCGCATTGTTAGTTATTTGTACAACCCTTATTTTAATATTTGGTTGGTCTACGTTCTTATTAGTGCACGGTTTAACATTGTTTGTTGCAGGTTCATTAGGGATTTGGCTGTTCTATATTCAGCATACTTACGAAGATTCATACTTTGAAGTCGATTCGGAGTGGGATTATGTAAAAGCTGCGGTAGAAGGAAGCTCATACTACAAATTACCGAAAGTACTGCAATGGATTACAGGCAATATCGGATTCCATCACGTACACCATTTGTCACCGCGTGTACCGAACTATAAGCTGGAAGACGCGCATGAGTCGATCAAGCCTCTTCAACAGGCAACAACGATTACATTAAAGACAAGCTTAGAATCAATTCGCTATAAATTATATGATGCCGACAATTACCGCTTTATTACATTTAAAGAAGCGGCCGAACTTGAGGCAACGCGTGATCGAACTGTTGCGAACTAA
- a CDS encoding N-acetyltransferase family protein, with amino-acid sequence MIRRATKEDIPMILEIFNDNIRNSTAIYMYEEQTLENRLRWFEQKQAADYSLFVFDEDGEVAGYATYGSFRDYPANRYTVEHSVYVHKDHYKKGIASKLMNAIIEEANAKGIKTMVGCIDKENIASIKIHEKFGFLYSGTIRNAGYKFGKWLDLVFYQLDLDGPKNSRDN; translated from the coding sequence ATGATTCGACGCGCAACAAAAGAAGATATACCAATGATTTTGGAAATATTTAATGATAATATTCGAAATTCCACAGCGATTTACATGTACGAGGAGCAAACTTTGGAAAATCGTTTGCGATGGTTTGAACAAAAGCAGGCTGCAGATTATTCGCTATTTGTATTTGATGAAGACGGGGAAGTAGCGGGTTATGCAACGTACGGAAGTTTCCGAGATTATCCAGCTAACCGATATACTGTAGAGCATTCGGTATATGTGCATAAAGATCATTATAAAAAAGGGATTGCAAGTAAACTGATGAACGCAATTATAGAGGAAGCAAATGCAAAAGGTATAAAAACGATGGTTGGCTGTATTGATAAAGAAAATATCGCCAGTATTAAAATCCATGAGAAATTCGGGTTTTTATATAGCGGAACAATCCGAAATGCGGGTTATAAATTCGGGAAATGGCTGGATTTAGTGTTTTACCAATTAGATTTGGATGGTCCGAAAAATTCCCGGGATAATTAA
- the metH gene encoding methionine synthase encodes MYNHPIHEQLQKRILIIDGAMGTMLQAENLTYEDFGGEDLDGCNENLVLTRPDVLGKIHREYLAAGADIICTNTFGGTPLVLDEYDLGDKAVEINKRAVEIALEAAKEFSTPEWPRFVAGAIGPTTKTLSVTGGITFEELEENFYIQAKALIEAGADLILMETSQDMLNVKAGTIAIHRAFEELGKELPVMISGTIEPMGTTLAGQSIEAFYISIEHIKPLSVGLNCATGPEFMTDHIRSLAELSNGYISCYPNAGLPDEEGCYHETPDSLSKKLQGFAEKGWLNIVGGCCGTTPAHIAAIREAVDGYKPREPKDVTHGHVVSGIEPLQYDESMRPLFIGERTNVIGSRKFKNLIVDGKFEEAAEIARAQVKNGAHVIDICLANPDRDEVEDMKNFMQEVVKKVKVPLVIDSTDEKVMEVALKFSQGKAIINSINLEDGEERFDAVMPLVKKYGASLVVGTIDETGMAITREQKLEVAKRSYKLLTEKWGMSAEDIIFDPLMFPVGTGDEQYIGAAEETIEGIRLIKEHLPGCLTVLGVSNVSFGLPPVGREVLNAVYLYHCTQAGLDYAIVNTEKLERYASIPEEEIKLANDLIFNTNDETLAVFTDFYRDKKKDAVVKELPATVEERLAYYILEGTKEGLIDDLNAALEKFDTPLDIINGPLMAGMAEVGKLFNENQLIVAEVLQSAGVMKAAVAHLEQFMEKGDTSANKGTMVLATVKGDVHDIGKNLVDIILSNNGYRVIDLGIKVTPAQLIETIRREKPDFIGLSGLLVKSAQQMVITAQDFKEAGIDIPILVGGAALSRRFTETKIADQYDGPVIYSKDAMQGLEQANRLMNTNEREVLIEELRDAREKRLESDAKRAARPAVAVLEKPVRTVGDAAVWKPKDLVPHIKPDYSVAHLHPYVNMRTLIGHHLGLKGNLEQLLADQDDRAVLLNDLVNGYLTGGGLSASGMYQFFPAQSDGDDVVVYSREDAKTEIKRFTFPRQQVAPYLCLSDYLKPVDSGEMDYIALMVVTAGKGVSEKANELKQAGKFLESHALQATALELAEGFAERIHQEIRDQWGFPDATDFTMRDRFAAKYQGQRFSFGYPACPNLEDQEKLFALLKPEKIGVHLTEGFMMEPEASVSAIVFAHPDARYFNV; translated from the coding sequence ATGTATAATCACCCAATTCATGAGCAATTACAAAAAAGAATACTTATCATCGATGGTGCCATGGGGACGATGCTTCAGGCAGAAAATCTAACATATGAAGATTTTGGCGGAGAAGATTTAGACGGTTGTAACGAAAACCTCGTGCTGACAAGACCGGATGTATTGGGCAAAATCCACCGTGAATATTTAGCTGCAGGCGCTGATATTATTTGTACAAATACATTTGGCGGAACACCGCTCGTACTGGATGAATATGACTTAGGTGACAAGGCGGTTGAAATTAATAAGCGGGCGGTTGAGATTGCACTGGAAGCGGCGAAAGAGTTTTCGACACCGGAATGGCCACGCTTTGTTGCAGGTGCAATCGGACCAACGACAAAAACATTGTCGGTAACAGGCGGTATTACATTTGAAGAGCTAGAAGAAAACTTTTATATACAGGCGAAAGCGTTAATCGAAGCTGGGGCGGATTTAATCTTAATGGAAACTTCCCAGGATATGCTGAATGTTAAAGCAGGAACGATTGCGATTCACCGTGCATTTGAAGAGCTTGGCAAAGAGCTGCCTGTTATGATTTCAGGGACAATTGAGCCAATGGGAACAACGCTTGCCGGGCAATCAATCGAAGCATTTTATATTTCGATAGAACATATTAAACCGTTGTCTGTCGGACTGAACTGTGCGACAGGTCCGGAATTTATGACCGATCATATCCGTTCATTGGCGGAGCTTTCGAATGGTTATATTAGCTGTTATCCGAATGCCGGTTTACCGGACGAGGAAGGCTGCTACCATGAAACACCGGATTCATTATCAAAAAAACTGCAAGGCTTTGCAGAAAAAGGCTGGCTGAATATCGTCGGCGGCTGCTGTGGTACAACGCCGGCACATATTGCGGCGATCCGTGAAGCGGTAGATGGCTATAAACCGCGTGAGCCGAAAGATGTAACACATGGACATGTCGTATCAGGTATCGAGCCATTGCAATACGATGAATCAATGCGCCCGTTATTTATCGGGGAGCGTACGAATGTTATCGGCTCTCGTAAATTCAAAAACCTGATCGTTGACGGCAAATTTGAAGAAGCAGCGGAAATTGCACGTGCACAAGTTAAAAACGGAGCACATGTCATCGATATTTGTTTAGCAAACCCTGACCGTGATGAAGTGGAAGATATGAAAAACTTCATGCAGGAAGTTGTGAAAAAAGTTAAAGTGCCGCTTGTTATTGACTCTACAGATGAAAAAGTAATGGAAGTCGCCCTGAAGTTTTCACAGGGGAAGGCCATTATTAACTCCATTAACCTTGAAGATGGCGAAGAACGTTTTGATGCGGTAATGCCACTTGTGAAAAAATATGGGGCTTCACTTGTTGTCGGTACAATCGATGAAACGGGAATGGCTATTACACGTGAGCAAAAGCTTGAAGTGGCGAAACGTTCATATAAGCTCTTAACAGAAAAATGGGGCATGTCAGCTGAAGATATTATCTTTGACCCGTTAATGTTCCCGGTCGGTACAGGCGATGAGCAATATATCGGAGCCGCTGAGGAAACAATTGAAGGAATTCGCCTGATTAAAGAACATTTACCTGGCTGCTTAACAGTGCTTGGTGTAAGTAATGTTTCGTTCGGTCTGCCGCCTGTAGGACGTGAAGTGTTGAATGCGGTGTACTTATATCACTGTACACAAGCAGGCTTGGACTATGCGATTGTAAATACGGAAAAGCTGGAGCGCTATGCATCGATTCCTGAAGAGGAAATCAAGCTGGCGAATGATCTGATCTTCAATACAAATGATGAAACACTCGCTGTATTCACTGACTTTTACCGTGATAAAAAGAAAGATGCAGTCGTGAAAGAATTGCCGGCGACAGTGGAAGAACGCCTTGCGTATTACATATTGGAAGGTACGAAGGAAGGGTTAATTGACGATTTAAATGCAGCTCTTGAAAAGTTCGATACACCGCTAGATATTATTAACGGACCATTGATGGCAGGGATGGCAGAAGTCGGCAAACTGTTTAATGAAAACCAGCTGATTGTAGCAGAAGTACTACAAAGTGCCGGTGTCATGAAGGCAGCGGTCGCTCATTTAGAGCAGTTCATGGAAAAGGGCGATACGAGTGCCAATAAAGGGACAATGGTATTGGCGACAGTAAAAGGCGATGTTCATGATATCGGCAAAAACCTGGTCGATATTATTTTAAGCAATAATGGCTATCGTGTTATAGATTTAGGGATTAAAGTGACACCTGCACAGCTGATTGAAACAATCCGAAGAGAAAAACCGGACTTTATCGGCTTATCAGGCTTACTCGTAAAATCAGCCCAGCAAATGGTCATTACGGCACAGGACTTTAAAGAAGCAGGTATTGATATTCCGATATTAGTAGGGGGCGCGGCATTGTCACGTCGCTTTACTGAGACGAAAATTGCAGATCAGTATGATGGACCGGTAATCTATTCAAAAGATGCGATGCAAGGTTTGGAACAGGCAAATCGCTTAATGAATACAAACGAACGGGAAGTATTAATAGAAGAATTGCGTGATGCGCGGGAAAAACGTCTCGAATCGGATGCGAAGCGTGCGGCACGTCCTGCAGTGGCAGTACTTGAAAAACCGGTTCGAACAGTGGGAGATGCCGCTGTTTGGAAGCCAAAAGATTTAGTGCCGCATATTAAACCGGATTATTCGGTTGCCCACTTACATCCGTATGTGAATATGCGTACATTGATCGGGCATCATTTAGGGCTTAAAGGGAACTTGGAACAATTGCTTGCGGATCAGGATGACCGTGCAGTTTTATTGAATGATTTAGTAAATGGCTATTTAACGGGCGGTGGATTGAGTGCTTCAGGAATGTATCAGTTCTTCCCGGCCCAATCCGATGGCGATGATGTTGTTGTGTACAGTCGGGAAGATGCAAAAACGGAAATCAAACGCTTCACATTCCCGCGCCAGCAAGTAGCACCTTATTTATGTTTATCTGATTATTTAAAGCCGGTTGATAGCGGTGAGATGGACTATATTGCATTAATGGTTGTAACGGCAGGTAAAGGGGTAAGCGAAAAGGCAAATGAGCTGAAACAAGCAGGCAAGTTCCTGGAGAGTCATGCACTACAGGCGACTGCACTTGAGCTTGCGGAAGGATTTGCGGAACGTATTCATCAGGAAATCCGTGACCAATGGGGCTTCCCGGACGCAACGGACTTTACGATGCGTGACCGATTTGCAGCGAAGTACCAAGGACAACGATTCAGCTTTGGCTATCCGGCCTGTCCGAATCTGGAAGACCAGGAGAAACTGTTCGCTCTATTGAAACCGGAAAAGATTGGCGTACATTTAACGGAAGGCTTTATGATGGAGCCGGAAGCAAGTGTATCGGCAATAGTATTTGCTCATCCGGATGCACGTTATTTTAATGTATAA